The following proteins come from a genomic window of Pirellula staleyi DSM 6068:
- the accD gene encoding acetyl-CoA carboxylase, carboxyltransferase subunit beta has product MSTTNPTSSPKPPKRGVPEGLWFRCPGCKASIFRKESEKNFNVCPQCDYHFYVSGPDRVKQVLDEGTFEEWDGHLRSADPLEFADQKAYKDRLIAEQKRTGMTDAVLTGCGMIRARRVALGVTDSAFIMGSMGSVVGERLTRLVERATAENLPLIIISASGGGARMHEGILSLMQMAKVSAALARYDRAGGLFISVLTNPTMGGVAASFASLGDLVFAEPRALIGFAGPRTIKATIRLELPKGFQTSEFLLEHGFVDRIVPRSKLKSEIARAIDYCGK; this is encoded by the coding sequence ATGAGCACCACCAATCCAACCAGTTCGCCCAAGCCTCCCAAGCGGGGCGTGCCCGAAGGACTTTGGTTTCGTTGTCCCGGCTGCAAAGCTTCGATCTTCCGCAAAGAGTCGGAAAAGAATTTCAACGTCTGCCCGCAGTGCGACTATCACTTCTACGTTTCGGGCCCCGATCGTGTGAAGCAAGTGCTCGACGAAGGGACCTTTGAAGAGTGGGATGGCCATCTGCGATCGGCTGATCCGCTCGAATTCGCCGATCAGAAGGCCTACAAAGATCGACTCATCGCGGAGCAAAAGCGAACCGGCATGACCGACGCCGTCCTCACCGGCTGCGGCATGATTCGCGCTCGACGCGTTGCTTTGGGTGTTACCGACTCGGCCTTCATCATGGGCTCGATGGGCTCGGTGGTGGGAGAGCGACTCACCCGCCTTGTCGAACGAGCGACAGCCGAAAATCTCCCGCTCATCATCATCTCGGCTTCGGGTGGTGGCGCACGTATGCACGAGGGCATTCTCTCGCTCATGCAAATGGCGAAGGTTTCCGCAGCACTGGCCCGCTACGACCGCGCTGGTGGGCTGTTCATCTCGGTCCTCACTAATCCGACGATGGGTGGTGTCGCTGCGAGCTTCGCTTCGCTCGGCGATCTGGTGTTTGCCGAACCGCGGGCCCTGATTGGGTTTGCAGGCCCACGCACGATCAAGGCCACGATTCGACTGGAACTCCCCAAGGGATTCCAAACGAGCGAATTCCTGCTCGAGCACGGCTTTGTCGACCGGATCGTTCCCCGCTCGAAACTGAAGTCCGAAATCGCCCGCGCGATCGACTACTGCGGCAAATAA
- a CDS encoding histidine phosphatase family protein produces MLRIVLIRPGSTDFDEQGRIKGTLDIPLSENGTYQVARIVEELRETPIDYIYTSPCQAAEQTAAAVALPRRMRVRSLDELQNLDHGLWHGKLVDEVRQSQPKVYRQLQEHPETVCPPQGEAVGDALVRVRNAMTRLVRKHRRGVVGLVVPEPCASLVRSVLKHCDLGDLWKAECEAGGWQLIEVHPEGLAATT; encoded by the coding sequence ATGTTACGGATTGTTTTGATTCGTCCAGGGTCTACGGACTTCGACGAGCAAGGTCGCATCAAGGGAACGCTCGATATTCCGCTGAGCGAAAACGGCACCTATCAGGTGGCCCGCATCGTGGAAGAACTGCGTGAGACCCCGATCGATTACATCTACACCTCCCCCTGCCAGGCCGCCGAACAAACGGCTGCGGCGGTGGCGCTACCACGTCGGATGCGGGTTCGCTCGCTCGATGAACTCCAGAACCTCGATCACGGTCTCTGGCACGGCAAACTGGTCGACGAAGTCCGCCAGAGCCAACCCAAGGTCTATCGCCAACTCCAAGAGCACCCCGAAACGGTTTGCCCACCCCAAGGGGAAGCTGTCGGCGATGCGCTGGTGCGCGTTCGCAACGCCATGACGCGGCTCGTCCGCAAGCATCGCCGTGGTGTCGTAGGTCTTGTCGTACCAGAACCTTGCGCAAGCTTGGTTCGCAGCGTACTGAAGCACTGCGACCTGGGCGACCTGTGGAAGGCCGAATGCGAAGCGGGTGGCTGGCAGCTGATTGAAGTCCACCCCGAAGGACTCGCCGCGACCACGTAG
- the rpe gene encoding ribulose-phosphate 3-epimerase has product MTRRLCLETWQHAGPVVLPSLLLCDFGNLEREVRRLEEAGVKALHLDVMDGVFVPNLTYGMPIVEGLRRLTDMPLDVHLMIQRPEKYLRQFHSAGADVLTVHIEAVEDAQAILGQIRDLDMGAGIAINPSTPMTRFEAALPYADLALVMSVEAGFGGQSFHEIALERMAHVRRVAQKNLLIEVDGGINTKTIARASSAGATLFVVGSAIFGQSDYGTAVSELSALAKGV; this is encoded by the coding sequence ATGACGCGACGCTTGTGTCTCGAAACATGGCAGCACGCCGGTCCGGTAGTGCTTCCCTCCCTTCTCCTGTGCGACTTCGGCAATTTGGAGCGCGAAGTTCGTCGACTGGAAGAAGCGGGGGTGAAGGCATTGCATTTGGACGTCATGGACGGCGTGTTTGTGCCCAATCTCACCTACGGCATGCCGATCGTCGAAGGGCTTCGACGCCTCACCGACATGCCGCTCGATGTGCACTTGATGATTCAGCGGCCGGAGAAGTATCTCCGCCAGTTTCACAGTGCCGGCGCTGATGTGCTGACCGTCCATATCGAAGCTGTGGAAGATGCTCAGGCCATCCTGGGGCAGATCCGCGACCTTGATATGGGAGCAGGTATCGCCATTAATCCCAGTACGCCGATGACCCGATTTGAAGCGGCCCTCCCCTATGCCGACCTGGCACTCGTGATGAGTGTCGAGGCGGGATTTGGTGGCCAAAGCTTCCATGAGATTGCTCTCGAGCGCATGGCTCACGTTCGTCGAGTGGCCCAGAAGAACCTGCTGATCGAGGTCGATGGTGGCATCAACACCAAAACCATCGCCCGCGCATCATCTGCTGGAGCAACTCTGTTTGTGGTCGGCTCGGCCATTTTCGGCCAGAGCGACTATGGCACTGCGGTGAGTGAACTCTCCGCGCTTGCCAAGGGTGTTTAA
- a CDS encoding radical SAM protein: protein MELPSRPKGNQLLPPGEMTDIRRRLRLLASKHDIATVIACAFDHRTRILPFIFADLRMAPGGVRAVGSALVDSGMTKTRIVLQQWNKNFSPQKMRLDGRIPDLFLVSSMHLHGEECDRLIREANAIDEASRPLIIAGGPRIIYEPWHVFSANPDDPWGADVAITGEEYVLLSLLEVLLSIKSPRETMRQTFLRARDSGALDAIPGIVYAQSSSTRGPAEELIDTGIQQLLGDLDELPSPVIGYSLLEKPGKSDKLALHALTDKEVRKYSPIGSMVLTSGCKFRCSYCPIPAYNQRQHRVKTGERVAAHMGDIAERYGIQFFFGADDNFFNDTARTMDIADTLARHKKDDPKKFGRLLYATEATVHDSIRMQEHLPKIRESGLIAVWMGVEDLTGTLVKKGQSESKTLEAFKLLRSAGIAPIPMMMHHDTQPLISWGTNYGIINQLGVLRKAGALYTQVLMLTPATGSKWYEETFSSGLAFSTVNGEEIEPYRVDGNYVVASKHARPWMKQLNLLIAYTYFFNPLRMLWAIFFPKSNLPHLADETRPAEEIAKLPWRKRAMRWLKRKAKTQLLDAAIQCVGMAGLFHTYRHTIGWMLKLVTGRIERAAAPPISRLPMRDPAGGPAAHALPGTATQVQSTRTVDLISIEPAPQLLQLSLASGMGAERSAASATQANQPTSASGPAPESAPARRAA, encoded by the coding sequence ATGGAACTTCCCAGTCGCCCCAAGGGTAATCAGCTTCTTCCTCCGGGAGAAATGACCGACATTCGTCGTCGGCTCAGGCTGCTGGCGAGCAAGCATGACATCGCCACCGTGATTGCCTGCGCGTTCGATCACCGCACACGTATTTTGCCATTCATCTTCGCCGATCTGCGCATGGCCCCAGGTGGCGTGCGTGCTGTCGGTTCGGCGCTTGTCGATAGTGGGATGACCAAGACCCGCATCGTGCTGCAGCAATGGAACAAGAATTTTAGTCCGCAGAAGATGCGCCTCGATGGGCGGATTCCCGATCTGTTTCTCGTCAGCAGCATGCATCTGCATGGCGAAGAATGCGATCGCCTGATTCGCGAGGCCAACGCCATCGACGAAGCCTCGCGTCCGCTGATCATCGCCGGTGGTCCACGAATCATCTACGAGCCTTGGCACGTCTTCTCGGCCAATCCCGATGATCCATGGGGAGCCGATGTCGCCATCACCGGCGAAGAGTATGTGCTTCTGAGCTTGCTCGAAGTCTTGCTGTCGATCAAAAGCCCGCGCGAGACGATGCGTCAAACGTTTCTGCGCGCCCGCGACAGCGGTGCGCTCGATGCCATTCCAGGTATTGTGTATGCCCAAAGCAGTTCGACACGAGGTCCTGCGGAAGAGTTAATCGACACCGGCATTCAGCAGCTCTTGGGCGATCTCGACGAATTGCCGAGCCCGGTGATTGGCTACAGTTTGCTGGAAAAACCAGGTAAAAGCGATAAACTCGCGCTCCATGCGCTCACCGACAAAGAGGTTCGAAAATATAGCCCCATCGGTTCGATGGTCCTCACGTCGGGTTGTAAGTTTCGTTGCAGCTATTGCCCGATTCCGGCGTACAACCAGCGTCAGCATCGTGTGAAAACAGGCGAGCGTGTGGCGGCCCACATGGGAGATATCGCCGAGCGTTATGGGATTCAATTCTTCTTCGGCGCGGATGACAATTTCTTCAACGACACCGCGCGCACGATGGATATCGCCGACACTCTCGCGCGGCATAAGAAAGACGATCCTAAAAAATTCGGCCGACTCCTCTACGCCACCGAAGCGACCGTGCACGACTCGATTCGGATGCAGGAGCATCTACCCAAAATTCGCGAGTCGGGTCTCATTGCCGTCTGGATGGGCGTGGAAGATCTGACTGGCACATTGGTGAAAAAAGGACAGAGCGAAAGCAAAACGCTCGAGGCGTTTAAGCTGCTCCGCAGCGCAGGGATCGCGCCGATCCCGATGATGATGCACCACGATACGCAGCCGCTCATTTCGTGGGGCACCAACTACGGCATCATCAATCAGCTCGGCGTACTTCGCAAAGCCGGCGCGCTCTATACGCAGGTGCTGATGCTCACCCCTGCCACCGGCTCGAAGTGGTACGAAGAGACCTTCAGTTCGGGACTCGCTTTCTCGACCGTCAATGGCGAGGAGATCGAGCCGTACCGGGTCGACGGCAACTATGTCGTCGCGTCGAAACATGCTCGGCCTTGGATGAAGCAGCTGAATCTGCTGATTGCTTACACCTATTTCTTCAATCCGCTCCGGATGCTGTGGGCAATCTTCTTTCCGAAGTCGAACTTGCCTCACTTGGCGGATGAAACACGCCCTGCGGAAGAGATTGCCAAGCTGCCGTGGCGTAAGCGTGCGATGCGCTGGCTCAAACGAAAAGCTAAAACCCAGTTGCTCGACGCCGCCATTCAGTGCGTCGGCATGGCCGGTTTGTTTCACACCTACCGCCACACGATCGGCTGGATGCTGAAGCTGGTGACGGGCCGAATCGAGCGGGCCGCTGCGCCGCCGATCAGCCGACTGCCGATGCGCGACCCAGCCGGTGGCCCTGCGGCACATGCCCTTCCAGGAACCGCAACGCAGGTGCAAAGCACGCGCACGGTCGACCTGATCAGCATCGAGCCCGCGCCGCAGCTCTTGCAGCTGTCGCTCGCCAGCGGCATGGGAGCCGAACGGTCAGCCGCAAGCGCCACCCAGGCGAATCAACCAACCAGTGCTAGCGGGCCGGCCCCGGAGTCCGCTCCGGCAAGACGTGCCGCCTGA
- a CDS encoding porin family protein — protein MKSLLVEYAAIITRCIACSAMRCAARVLLMSSLLMASPLLAADGEPTLAVNPLRDGETIDLADYQDEEGFLAPGDPPGDPAPPGNRVEADPQEPWPARAPAAEYLNDMQQRRERAYQEDQLRIEPPAPGGMFEPGHESAFAGSDWASYFQLPIPATHTDPNDPYRYRGRGEPIIGSSWRNRPVFTGFFIGARLSGDDILSGRVKHSNGSFLGLRLGWDFDHYWGGELRYAYSSPELTDNSGNSLGDSHDYFVDASLAFYPWGDTRWRPFIGAGVGVTTYRFRDELDRRIHDSAFTLPISLGIKYYASPIFSLRVDVTDHISFGSDNLSAMQNFSLTIGGEMRFGGRNVSYMPWHGNSQVW, from the coding sequence GTGAAGAGCCTTCTCGTCGAGTACGCCGCGATAATCACGCGCTGCATAGCCTGCAGCGCGATGCGCTGCGCCGCGCGCGTGCTGCTGATGAGCAGTTTGCTCATGGCGTCGCCTCTGCTGGCGGCCGATGGCGAGCCGACCCTCGCGGTGAATCCGCTGCGAGATGGCGAGACGATCGATCTGGCCGATTATCAAGACGAAGAAGGGTTCCTCGCCCCCGGCGATCCTCCGGGCGATCCTGCTCCCCCCGGCAATCGTGTGGAGGCTGATCCCCAAGAGCCTTGGCCCGCGCGAGCTCCCGCTGCCGAGTACTTAAACGACATGCAGCAGCGCCGCGAGCGCGCTTATCAAGAGGATCAGCTCCGCATCGAACCCCCGGCACCTGGCGGAATGTTCGAGCCTGGTCACGAGTCGGCTTTTGCCGGAAGCGACTGGGCTTCGTACTTTCAGCTGCCGATTCCTGCCACGCACACCGACCCGAACGATCCTTATCGCTACCGGGGACGTGGCGAGCCGATCATCGGCAGCAGTTGGCGCAATCGGCCAGTCTTCACCGGGTTCTTTATCGGCGCTCGGCTGTCGGGAGACGACATCCTCAGCGGCCGCGTGAAACATAGCAACGGATCGTTCCTCGGGCTCCGTCTCGGTTGGGACTTCGACCACTACTGGGGTGGCGAACTTCGCTACGCCTACTCGAGCCCCGAACTGACCGACAACAGCGGCAACTCGCTCGGCGATTCGCACGACTACTTTGTCGACGCTAGTCTCGCCTTCTATCCCTGGGGGGATACACGCTGGCGACCATTCATCGGCGCTGGCGTGGGAGTGACGACCTATCGCTTTCGCGACGAACTGGATCGCCGCATTCACGATTCGGCTTTCACGCTGCCGATTTCGCTCGGCATCAAGTACTATGCTTCGCCGATCTTCTCGCTCCGAGTCGATGTGACCGATCACATCAGTTTTGGGAGCGACAATCTCTCCGCGATGCAAAACTTCTCGCTCACCATCGGTGGCGAAATGCGTTTTGGTGGTCGCAACGTCAGCTACATGCCGTGGCACGGCAACTCGCAAGTTTGGTAG
- the glgC gene encoding glucose-1-phosphate adenylyltransferase: protein MKNTLAVILAGGKGSRLEPLTRDRAKPAVPFGGSYRIIDFSLSNCVNSHIRKVLLLTQYKAMSLDRHVNLGWRHYFNRELGEFIDVVPPQQRIDEQWYQGTADAVYQNIYVLEKERPDYVVILAGDHIYKMNYESMVQYHKDMNADLTIGALRVDPVAATQFGVMAVDETQKIIGFDEKPKQPKTIPGDPEHCLASMGIYVFTARFLFEQLCRDATKPGSRHDFGRDIIPSIINTHRVFAFPFRDENRKSDAYWRDVGTLDAYYEANMDLIAVDPLLNMYDDNWPLRTFQLNYPPPKFVFGSRGEGDRAGRALDSIVCLGSIVSGGSVERCILGPKVRVNSFAKVEDSILFEGVDVGRHAKIRRAIIDKGVNVPAGAEIGYDLELDRRRGFTVSDGGVVVIAKADGIEHVLESTVKPIT, encoded by the coding sequence ATGAAGAACACCTTGGCGGTGATCCTGGCTGGTGGCAAAGGTTCGCGACTCGAACCTCTCACACGCGATCGCGCAAAGCCGGCAGTCCCATTTGGCGGATCGTATCGCATCATCGATTTCTCGCTCTCCAATTGCGTGAACAGTCACATCCGCAAAGTGCTGCTCCTGACGCAGTACAAAGCGATGAGCCTCGACCGGCACGTGAATCTCGGCTGGCGACACTATTTCAATCGCGAACTGGGCGAGTTCATCGATGTGGTGCCACCGCAGCAGCGAATCGACGAGCAGTGGTACCAGGGAACCGCCGACGCGGTGTATCAAAACATCTACGTTCTCGAAAAAGAACGCCCCGACTACGTGGTGATCCTCGCCGGCGATCACATCTACAAGATGAACTACGAGTCGATGGTGCAGTATCACAAGGACATGAACGCCGACCTGACGATCGGCGCACTGCGTGTCGATCCTGTCGCAGCGACTCAGTTCGGCGTGATGGCAGTCGACGAGACGCAAAAGATCATCGGTTTCGACGAAAAACCAAAACAGCCCAAGACGATTCCTGGCGATCCCGAACACTGCCTCGCCTCGATGGGGATTTACGTTTTCACCGCTCGGTTCCTGTTCGAGCAGCTCTGCCGCGACGCTACCAAACCGGGAAGCCGCCACGATTTTGGCCGCGACATCATTCCCTCGATCATCAACACGCATCGCGTGTTTGCTTTTCCGTTTCGTGATGAAAACCGCAAGAGCGACGCTTACTGGCGCGATGTCGGCACGCTCGATGCCTACTACGAAGCGAACATGGATCTGATTGCCGTCGATCCGCTGCTGAACATGTACGACGACAACTGGCCGCTGCGCACATTTCAGCTGAACTATCCACCGCCGAAATTCGTGTTCGGTAGTCGTGGAGAAGGGGACCGCGCTGGACGGGCACTCGACAGCATTGTTTGCCTCGGCAGCATCGTCTCGGGTGGCTCGGTCGAGCGCTGCATTCTCGGCCCCAAGGTGCGCGTGAACAGCTTTGCGAAAGTCGAAGACTCGATCTTGTTTGAAGGGGTCGATGTGGGACGTCACGCCAAGATTCGTCGCGCGATCATCGACAAGGGTGTGAACGTTCCGGCCGGGGCTGAAATCGGCTACGACCTCGAACTCGATCGCCGCCGCGGTTTTACCGTCAGCGATGGTGGAGTGGTGGTGATCGCCAAAGCCGATGGCATCGAGCATGTGCTCGAATCGACCGTGAAGCCCATTACTTAG
- the asnB gene encoding asparagine synthase (glutamine-hydrolyzing) — protein sequence MQATRKRSGMCGITGGVWSDPAKAIDRAQLTRMTDALAHRGPDGRGEFLQEYHTREAYAHVPGVALGHRRLSIIDLAGGAQPMSTSDGELQLVFNGEIYNYQQLRHRLEGRGHKLQTSSDTETILLLYRDEGLEAFQHLNGMFAIALWDNRERRLVLVRDRLGKKPLVFRYEKERLLFASELKSLLTIANLPREVDPSSIDEFLTYQYVPQPRTILKGYSKLPPGYLAVWKEGRLSTQQYWNPDFTAEKSLAGAGSSPSTISEAAATAEIRELLSSAVQLRMQSDVPLGAFLSGGIDSSLIVALMQQHSTSPVKTFTIGFPMKDFDEREPAALVAKHLGTEHHLLEVTPQAAELLPSLAEHYDEPFADSSAIPTWYVSQLTKQHVTVALSGDGGDELFAGYARYRAVKLAGTIDRLGPIKSMLASKLWQLLPSSGRQKSRVRQWKRFTESLALPAARRYLDWISIFGETRRAALYHDDFLAQLARDPAEHLLAAWNRSKGRDDVTAATLADLLTYLPGDLMTKVDIASMAHGLEVRAPFLDVRVVEFAASLPLRLKLRGRVTKYLLRQAFGSLLPAAIWKRKKMGFGVPLDSWFRKELKSLTHDLLTGTSTQIHAWIRPEAIELLLREHDNRTFDHSARIWALVSLELWCRRWLAS from the coding sequence TTGCAGGCTACTCGAAAGCGCAGCGGCATGTGTGGCATCACCGGGGGAGTGTGGAGCGATCCAGCGAAGGCGATCGACCGCGCGCAGCTGACACGCATGACCGATGCCCTGGCGCATCGCGGACCCGATGGCCGGGGGGAGTTTCTCCAGGAGTATCACACCCGCGAAGCCTATGCTCATGTGCCGGGCGTAGCACTCGGACATCGGCGGCTGTCGATCATCGATCTGGCGGGCGGCGCACAGCCGATGAGCACCAGCGACGGCGAGCTCCAACTTGTCTTTAACGGCGAAATCTACAACTATCAGCAGCTGCGTCATCGTCTCGAAGGACGCGGCCATAAGCTGCAAACATCGAGCGACACCGAAACGATTCTGCTCCTCTATCGCGATGAGGGGCTCGAAGCGTTTCAGCATCTCAACGGCATGTTTGCGATTGCGCTGTGGGACAATCGCGAGCGGCGACTGGTGCTCGTTCGCGACCGGCTCGGCAAAAAACCGCTGGTGTTTCGCTACGAAAAAGAGCGACTCCTGTTCGCCAGCGAGCTGAAGAGTCTGCTGACCATCGCCAACTTGCCGCGCGAGGTCGATCCGTCGTCGATCGATGAGTTTTTAACCTACCAGTATGTTCCTCAGCCACGCACGATTCTGAAGGGCTACAGCAAGCTCCCCCCCGGCTATCTGGCCGTTTGGAAAGAGGGGAGGCTCTCGACACAGCAGTACTGGAACCCCGATTTCACCGCCGAAAAGTCGCTCGCTGGAGCCGGGAGCTCGCCCAGCACCATCAGCGAAGCGGCAGCCACTGCTGAAATTCGCGAACTGCTATCGTCGGCTGTTCAGCTCCGGATGCAGAGCGATGTTCCGCTCGGCGCATTTCTGTCGGGGGGCATCGATTCGTCGCTGATTGTCGCGCTGATGCAGCAGCACTCGACCTCGCCGGTCAAAACCTTCACGATCGGTTTTCCGATGAAGGATTTCGACGAGCGCGAGCCGGCAGCGCTCGTGGCCAAGCATCTGGGGACCGAGCATCACCTGCTAGAAGTGACGCCGCAAGCTGCCGAGCTGTTGCCGAGCCTCGCCGAGCACTACGACGAGCCGTTTGCCGATAGCTCGGCCATCCCCACCTGGTATGTCTCGCAGCTGACCAAGCAGCATGTCACGGTGGCGCTCAGCGGCGATGGGGGAGATGAACTGTTTGCGGGCTACGCGCGTTATCGCGCGGTGAAACTCGCCGGCACGATCGATCGACTGGGCCCGATCAAATCGATGCTGGCGAGCAAGCTGTGGCAACTTTTGCCCTCGAGTGGCCGGCAAAAATCGCGCGTCCGGCAGTGGAAGCGGTTTACCGAATCGCTGGCGCTGCCAGCTGCACGGCGTTATCTCGACTGGATCAGCATTTTTGGCGAAACGCGCCGCGCTGCGCTCTACCACGACGATTTTCTGGCCCAGCTCGCGCGCGACCCAGCCGAGCATCTCCTCGCCGCCTGGAACCGCTCGAAAGGGCGCGACGATGTAACCGCCGCCACGCTCGCCGATCTGCTGACCTACTTGCCCGGCGACCTGATGACCAAGGTCGACATCGCCTCGATGGCACACGGCCTCGAAGTGCGTGCACCTTTCCTCGATGTCCGCGTGGTCGAGTTTGCAGCAAGCTTGCCGCTGCGGCTTAAACTGCGCGGCCGAGTCACCAAGTACCTCCTCCGCCAAGCGTTTGGCAGCCTGCTCCCCGCTGCCATCTGGAAGCGGAAAAAAATGGGTTTTGGCGTGCCGCTCGACAGTTGGTTTCGCAAGGAACTGAAAAGCTTGACGCACGATCTGCTGACCGGCACGAGCACCCAGATTCACGCCTGGATTCGCCCCGAGGCAATTGAGCTCCTGCTACGCGAACACGACAACCGAACGTTCGACCACAGCGCCCGGATTTGGGCGCTGGTGAGTCTCGAACTATGGTGCCGCCGCTGGCTAGCGTCGTGA
- a CDS encoding DUF1553 domain-containing protein, whose protein sequence is MLTTILRYRSLLLALALLWSAAGRSAQGEDSAPIDESLARRAKMVARIDELVEARLAAEKISPARRSSDGEFFRRVHLDLVGTLPRVADVRAFLASTDENKRHQVIDALVGSPLYATHQANQWRALMIPGGINLEEAQSVVGVQNWLRSRMAENLRYDNLVSELLVATSGDDQGPALYYTSLQLAPEKLAASTARIFLGIQMECAECHDHPFDTWKQTDFWGYAAFFAQLRRPEVDMPVAVQRQELVDVESGEVKLPNSETVVPPKFPGGSAPADDELGTRRMKLAIWMASRDNPYLARAATNRVWAQLFGRGLVEPADDLSPRNPPSHPELMDELTHYFVESGFDLAELFRTITRTRAYQRSSQWELPGDPPADELLARMNVRQLSAEQLFDAMSRVISRRNNGTNPFTGGTSELLDPQRMAFVAKMKSVGKNALEYESGVLQALTMMNGVDTQLVTGNDSPLLRGIELPLLADEARLDTIFLATLCREPSEEERAEYLKIVSQTSPSDRRQAWSDVLWSLMNSAEFTLNH, encoded by the coding sequence ATGTTGACCACCATTTTGCGCTATCGCTCCCTGCTGCTCGCTTTGGCGCTGCTGTGGTCGGCTGCTGGTCGCTCCGCCCAGGGGGAGGATTCAGCCCCGATCGACGAGTCTTTGGCCCGCCGCGCCAAGATGGTGGCTCGCATCGACGAACTGGTCGAAGCGCGCCTCGCTGCCGAGAAAATCTCCCCCGCCAGGAGGTCGAGCGATGGGGAGTTTTTTCGCCGCGTCCACCTCGATCTCGTTGGCACCCTGCCTCGCGTGGCCGATGTTCGCGCGTTCTTGGCCAGCACCGACGAAAACAAACGCCACCAGGTGATCGACGCACTTGTCGGCTCGCCGCTCTATGCCACGCACCAAGCCAATCAGTGGCGAGCGCTGATGATCCCGGGAGGGATCAATCTCGAAGAGGCACAAAGCGTGGTGGGAGTGCAAAACTGGCTCCGCTCGCGCATGGCTGAAAACTTGCGCTACGATAATCTCGTCTCCGAACTGCTCGTGGCAACCTCGGGCGACGATCAAGGACCCGCGCTCTACTACACCTCGCTGCAGCTCGCGCCGGAGAAATTAGCTGCCAGCACAGCCCGCATTTTTCTCGGCATTCAGATGGAATGTGCCGAGTGCCACGATCATCCCTTCGATACGTGGAAACAGACCGATTTTTGGGGCTACGCTGCGTTCTTTGCACAGCTTCGACGCCCTGAAGTCGACATGCCGGTTGCCGTTCAGCGGCAAGAGTTGGTCGATGTCGAGAGTGGCGAGGTGAAGCTCCCCAATAGCGAAACCGTGGTGCCGCCGAAGTTTCCTGGCGGCTCTGCTCCCGCCGATGACGAACTCGGAACGCGGCGCATGAAGCTCGCGATCTGGATGGCCTCGCGCGATAATCCGTATCTCGCGCGGGCGGCCACCAATCGGGTCTGGGCACAGCTGTTTGGTCGTGGACTGGTCGAACCAGCCGACGATCTCAGCCCACGCAATCCACCGAGCCATCCGGAATTGATGGACGAATTGACCCACTATTTTGTCGAAAGCGGCTTCGATCTGGCCGAACTGTTTCGCACCATCACGCGCACGCGCGCTTACCAGCGCTCGAGCCAGTGGGAATTGCCCGGCGATCCCCCCGCCGACGAACTTCTGGCCCGCATGAATGTGCGACAGCTTTCGGCCGAGCAACTGTTCGACGCCATGAGCCGCGTCATCAGCCGACGCAATAACGGCACCAATCCGTTCACCGGTGGCACGAGCGAACTGCTCGATCCGCAGCGGATGGCATTCGTCGCCAAGATGAAATCGGTCGGCAAAAATGCGCTCGAGTACGAATCAGGAGTGCTGCAAGCCCTCACAATGATGAACGGCGTCGACACGCAGCTTGTCACCGGCAACGACAGTCCGCTGCTGCGAGGAATCGAACTTCCGCTGCTCGCCGACGAAGCACGCCTCGACACGATTTTCCTCGCGACACTTTGCCGCGAGCCGAGCGAGGAAGAACGAGCCGAGTATCTAAAAATCGTCAGCCAAACGAGTCCCAGCGATCGACGTCAGGCCTGGAGCGATGTCCTTTGGAGCCTCATGAACTCGGCCGAATTCACACTCAATCACTAA
- a CDS encoding carboxypeptidase regulatory-like domain-containing protein encodes MASGNGRRRQPPHPPSPSERITSSNLMLRYLSALLVLAIVLVVGCDEGGGYGELGLVPVTGKVTLDGNPLPSAHVSFHSSDGRSSSGRTDAEGNYTLQYDSVEKGTTPGPKLVRIRAGNPAKGIDPFEEGMDPTAAPVDPTDEIVPAQYNTASTLNVEVSSSSAVHNFDLKSKP; translated from the coding sequence ATGGCTAGTGGTAATGGACGACGACGTCAGCCCCCCCATCCACCATCTCCCTCTGAACGAATCACTTCGAGCAATCTGATGCTGCGCTATCTCTCGGCTCTCTTGGTTTTGGCAATCGTGCTTGTAGTTGGCTGCGATGAGGGGGGTGGTTACGGCGAGCTGGGGCTGGTGCCTGTGACCGGCAAAGTGACCCTCGACGGCAATCCACTTCCGAGCGCGCATGTCTCGTTTCATTCGAGCGACGGACGAAGCTCGAGTGGCCGCACCGATGCTGAGGGGAACTACACGCTGCAGTACGACAGCGTAGAAAAAGGGACAACGCCGGGGCCCAAGCTCGTCCGTATTCGGGCCGGTAATCCCGCAAAAGGGATCGATCCGTTTGAAGAAGGGATGGACCCCACAGCAGCGCCGGTCGATCCGACCGACGAGATCGTTCCCGCACAGTACAACACTGCATCGACGCTGAACGTGGAAGTCTCGAGCAGTAGCGCCGTGCACAACTTCGATCTGAAATCGAAGCCCTAA